One window of the Bremerella alba genome contains the following:
- a CDS encoding GNAT family N-acetyltransferase: MSEVIEVNEIEDLRGYAFFWNRLFAKTPQATFFQTLPWLETYWKFFGHGKKLRVLLVQVDCEIKGILPLIEQTERTKAGPVRILTYPLDGWGPFYGPIGSDQTATLYAAMQYLQATPRTWDLLDLRFIDPTVDRGRIFNTMRCHGMSPKVLPWNPSYAIELPDDFEEFVSTRSSKFRANIRRTLRRADEAGVESIRFRPTTCPTDNAEPNFALYDECVLLARRTWQACSTTGTTISHPESAAYFRECFVQASRLGMIDIMTLRHEDRMIAFSYNLHHQGNLLGMRMGYERDSKKLTPGTVMLAHQIRDSIHRGDKIIDLGPEHFEIKSRWINRTLESQRICHYSRLSLSANVLRMGHWWKYHRSAA; the protein is encoded by the coding sequence ATGTCGGAAGTAATCGAAGTCAACGAAATCGAAGATTTGCGGGGCTATGCTTTCTTCTGGAATCGCCTGTTCGCTAAGACCCCGCAAGCGACGTTCTTTCAAACCCTGCCCTGGCTAGAAACTTATTGGAAGTTTTTTGGTCACGGCAAAAAGTTGCGAGTACTACTGGTTCAGGTAGACTGCGAAATCAAGGGGATCCTGCCGCTTATCGAACAGACCGAGCGGACCAAAGCAGGGCCTGTACGTATCCTCACCTATCCACTTGATGGCTGGGGACCTTTCTATGGCCCCATTGGTAGTGACCAGACCGCTACGCTGTACGCAGCCATGCAGTACTTGCAAGCGACACCGCGCACGTGGGATTTGCTTGACCTGCGTTTTATCGACCCGACTGTCGACCGAGGCCGAATCTTCAACACCATGCGCTGCCATGGCATGTCTCCTAAGGTATTGCCCTGGAATCCATCGTATGCAATCGAACTTCCAGATGATTTTGAAGAGTTCGTTTCAACGCGCAGTTCCAAGTTCCGTGCGAATATTCGTCGCACACTTCGCAGAGCAGACGAAGCAGGGGTCGAGAGTATTCGATTTCGGCCAACGACTTGCCCGACCGATAACGCTGAGCCTAATTTTGCCCTTTACGACGAGTGCGTATTACTTGCACGGCGAACTTGGCAAGCGTGCAGTACTACCGGAACGACGATCTCTCATCCAGAATCTGCCGCCTACTTTCGAGAGTGCTTTGTACAAGCTTCACGTCTCGGAATGATCGATATCATGACCTTGCGTCATGAAGATCGCATGATTGCGTTCAGCTACAACCTCCATCATCAAGGCAATCTGCTAGGTATGCGGATGGGATACGAGCGAGATAGCAAAAAGCTCACCCCAGGAACTGTGATGCTGGCGCACCAGATTCGCGATTCGATCCATCGCGGCGACAAGATCATTGACCTCGGGCCAGAACACTTCGAGATCAAGTCACGCTGGATCAATCGAACGTTAGAGTCACAGCGGATCTGCCATTACTCTAGGCTATCGCTCTCTGCCAATGTTCTGAGAATGGGACACTGGTGGAAATACCATCGAAGTGCTGCCTGA
- a CDS encoding AAA family ATPase, whose amino-acid sequence MPAELLSLVSELEANINQVVVGKPKVVRKCLVALLAGEHILLEDVPGVGKTLVGKALARSLSGHFCRLQFTPDLLPSDIVGSSIFNSKTNEFVFHPGPIFSNIVIADEINRSSPRTQSALLEAMSDHQVSVDGETHNLPPPFMVIATQNPFEFEGTYPLPESQLDRFLMRISMGYPDRAAERTILETHRIGEPVQDLSPVVTCDQIAQLQDSVRKIEVSEPISEYLLDIVDGTRTSDDLEVGASTRAGLSLFRAAQSQALLEGRDFVVPDDVKHLAVSVLAHRVIPKGFLHAGQREAVESMVGRIVDEISIPV is encoded by the coding sequence ATGCCAGCCGAGCTCTTAAGCCTCGTATCCGAGTTGGAAGCGAATATCAATCAAGTTGTGGTGGGGAAACCCAAGGTCGTAAGAAAATGCCTGGTGGCATTACTCGCGGGCGAGCACATTCTGCTAGAGGACGTGCCAGGCGTGGGGAAGACCTTAGTAGGTAAGGCGCTGGCTCGCAGCTTATCTGGCCATTTCTGTCGCTTGCAATTCACGCCAGATCTTTTACCGAGTGATATCGTCGGCTCAAGTATCTTCAATTCGAAGACGAACGAGTTTGTATTCCACCCTGGGCCGATATTCTCAAATATTGTGATCGCGGATGAAATCAATCGTTCTTCCCCGCGAACGCAAAGTGCGTTGTTAGAAGCAATGAGCGACCATCAAGTTTCGGTCGATGGCGAAACGCACAACCTGCCACCTCCGTTCATGGTGATCGCCACGCAGAATCCCTTTGAATTCGAGGGAACTTATCCACTTCCTGAAAGCCAGTTAGATCGCTTCTTGATGCGGATCTCGATGGGGTACCCGGACCGTGCCGCCGAACGCACAATTTTGGAAACGCATCGCATTGGTGAACCGGTTCAAGACTTATCGCCGGTAGTGACGTGTGATCAGATTGCCCAGTTGCAAGATTCGGTGCGAAAGATCGAAGTGAGCGAGCCCATCAGCGAGTATTTGCTGGACATCGTCGATGGCACGCGAACGAGTGATGATTTAGAGGTTGGGGCGAGCACCCGGGCTGGACTCAGTCTGTTTCGCGCTGCTCAGAGCCAGGCCTTGCTGGAAGGTCGCGATTTCGTTGTTCCTGACGACGTAAAGCATCTTGCGGTATCTGTGCTGGCCCACCGAGTGATCCCCAAAGGATTTCTTCATGCGGGGCAGCGAGAAGCGGTCGAATCGATGGTCGGCCGGATTGTGGATGAAATTTCGATACCTGTGTAG
- the ychF gene encoding redox-regulated ATPase YchF, giving the protein MEAGIVGLPNVGKSTLFNALTAAGIASENYPFCTIEPNVGIVSVPDPRLDVIQHYIKTQKVIPAILRLVDIAGIVRGASEGEGLGNKFLSHIREVDAIIHVVRCFQEPNVVHVDGSVDPIRDIDTIDTELMLADLQTVESARDKAAKTARSGDKDAKAKVEILNQCQALLAEGKPLRSAEWHDPEMYNIVRNYGLLTAKSVLYLANVDEDNLTGEGEVVERVRARAAEEGGEVVPVCAKIESELIELDEDDHKEMLESVGLEEPALAVVARATYKLLGLQSYFTAGEKEVRAWTIPIGATAPQSAGVIHSDFERGFIRAEVYSLEDLEAFKSEKAIREAGKLRVEGKGYVMNDGDICHFLFNV; this is encoded by the coding sequence ATGGAAGCCGGAATCGTCGGGCTGCCGAATGTCGGTAAATCGACCCTATTCAACGCGTTAACCGCTGCAGGCATCGCCAGCGAGAATTACCCTTTCTGCACGATCGAGCCAAACGTGGGGATTGTGTCTGTCCCAGATCCTCGTCTGGACGTGATTCAGCACTACATCAAAACCCAAAAGGTGATTCCGGCGATTTTACGTTTGGTCGATATCGCAGGAATTGTACGAGGCGCTTCCGAAGGGGAAGGTCTGGGCAACAAGTTCCTGTCACATATCCGCGAAGTCGATGCGATTATCCATGTGGTTCGCTGCTTCCAAGAGCCGAACGTCGTGCATGTCGATGGAAGTGTCGACCCAATTCGAGATATCGACACGATCGATACCGAGTTGATGCTGGCCGACCTGCAAACGGTCGAATCGGCGCGCGACAAAGCCGCCAAGACGGCCCGCTCTGGCGACAAAGATGCCAAGGCCAAGGTAGAGATATTAAATCAGTGCCAGGCCTTGCTCGCCGAAGGCAAGCCGCTGCGTTCGGCCGAATGGCACGATCCAGAAATGTATAACATCGTGCGGAATTATGGGCTCCTTACCGCCAAGAGTGTCCTCTACCTGGCCAACGTCGACGAGGACAACCTGACCGGCGAAGGGGAAGTGGTCGAACGCGTTCGAGCACGGGCCGCCGAAGAAGGGGGTGAAGTCGTTCCCGTTTGTGCCAAGATCGAGTCGGAACTGATCGAGCTGGACGAGGACGACCATAAAGAAATGCTGGAAAGTGTCGGCCTGGAAGAACCTGCATTGGCGGTCGTAGCCCGGGCCACCTACAAGCTACTTGGCCTGCAAAGCTACTTCACCGCTGGCGAGAAAGAAGTTCGGGCTTGGACGATTCCGATCGGAGCCACGGCGCCCCAATCGGCTGGTGTGATTCATTCAGACTTCGAACGAGGCTTCATTCGGGCCGAAGTATATTCGCTGGAAGACCTGGAAGCTTTCAAAAGCGAAAAGGCCATACGCGAAGCTGGCAAGCTTCGCGTCGAAGGCAAAGGTTACGTTATGAACGATGGCGACATCTGCCACTTCCTGTTCAACGTTTAG
- a CDS encoding tetratricopeptide repeat protein, with amino-acid sequence MSLASSRIIFALILATIAGLVTPVEAWAQNRGRGSVVPSDAYYAGFIPFYQGDYEQAGEVFNAAGRAGVRSTEGRWIDSICYATMLGECHFQMGNNAQALENYTTALLLFVQHSNWMLRINPESLGPIGPVSNDLRNNVTWGKSGRNTLIGDYPNSLPTFQGQTDAQNQAAARGGGVLSPGRIMPVRASEIARCIALAIYRRQEILGPISQYDGLTGQVVGVLQRRPAPPNHWTGAWVDVQHGLALAAAGKSDEAVQTLQRSLTTAGQYDHDLTSLALLQLGRIALEQQDFPAAQTYFLEATYSAAAFQQFQQIEDALDGLAKVSMITKAGQMPQGLLAIGNWKELRKLDALRAKLNLALAEANSYMGNLPGANGALEDARRAMNRRSMSKGRVGIRYGYLSSLLAFQGGNAAAGASNFTSAVAANRSASTRVYQTEMTNQLFVSNTITERSAQLLYDELLREPTDADWISEPFETLTVLLTPNATAMENWFNTAVMRKQPELALELADRIRRMRFFATLPLGGRLLALRWVLESPDASLDTKGKLQRQDLLAKYPELKTFQDEANRLKGELLQIDLQPEDKDAYVKQRDLVEKLQNVSDGYEVLLGAIALRRTPSQFLFPPLKPTAEIREKLDDTQLVLTFFSTTRSVHAFLFTKKDYVHWTLDNPREIKGQIGDLLKQIGLIKRDAPVQAKDLAETEWKTTSAELLKRFIPALKPGFWNTYSELVIVPDDVLWYVPFEALHTDDGLGAGHTVPVSEVIPIRYAPTASLAVPQKDARPRPQNTAIIVGRLFNSDESDITLEQYDQLKDAFTAPSKIDRPPVGATSMLAKVWDQMVVIDDSEDANRGDIWNWSPAQADRSKSGSELAAWLRSPLGGPEVIYLPGFHSGAEDALKGNTTGGDIFLTALGLMATGSETVVLSRWHSAGSASMATVEGIARRIADMPASTAWQETMAEVRDLPLDPNKEPRLKGSGAAIPQTLDHPYFWADMMLIDTGINPKKEMQ; translated from the coding sequence ATGTCATTGGCTAGCAGCCGTATAATCTTCGCGCTCATCCTCGCTACCATTGCCGGTCTCGTGACACCCGTCGAGGCCTGGGCTCAAAATCGAGGGAGAGGCTCCGTCGTCCCTAGTGATGCCTACTACGCCGGCTTTATTCCTTTCTATCAGGGAGATTACGAGCAGGCGGGAGAAGTGTTCAATGCCGCTGGACGTGCGGGGGTTCGATCTACGGAAGGGCGTTGGATTGACTCTATCTGTTACGCAACCATGCTCGGCGAATGCCATTTTCAAATGGGTAACAATGCCCAGGCACTCGAGAATTACACCACCGCGCTGCTTCTATTCGTGCAGCACTCTAACTGGATGCTGCGGATTAATCCCGAAAGTTTGGGGCCCATTGGGCCTGTCAGTAATGACCTGCGGAATAATGTGACTTGGGGAAAGTCGGGTCGAAATACACTGATCGGCGATTATCCCAATTCGCTTCCCACTTTTCAGGGACAAACCGACGCCCAGAACCAGGCGGCCGCTCGTGGTGGCGGAGTACTTTCGCCCGGCCGAATCATGCCAGTTCGAGCTAGTGAGATCGCGCGATGTATTGCTTTGGCGATCTACCGTCGACAAGAGATCCTGGGTCCCATCAGCCAATACGATGGGCTAACAGGGCAAGTCGTGGGTGTGTTGCAGCGTCGCCCGGCCCCGCCAAACCATTGGACCGGAGCATGGGTTGATGTGCAGCACGGTTTGGCTTTGGCGGCTGCTGGAAAGAGCGATGAAGCCGTCCAAACTCTCCAGCGAAGTCTAACGACAGCCGGCCAATATGATCACGATCTGACTTCATTGGCGCTTTTACAGTTAGGACGAATCGCCCTCGAGCAGCAAGACTTCCCGGCAGCGCAAACGTACTTTTTGGAAGCAACTTACTCGGCAGCGGCGTTTCAGCAGTTTCAGCAAATCGAAGACGCCCTGGATGGTCTGGCGAAGGTTAGCATGATCACCAAGGCGGGCCAAATGCCGCAGGGCCTACTGGCGATCGGGAACTGGAAGGAACTTCGTAAGCTCGATGCTCTACGGGCCAAGTTGAATTTGGCACTCGCCGAGGCCAACTCGTATATGGGCAACCTGCCAGGTGCCAATGGTGCTTTGGAGGATGCCAGGCGGGCCATGAACCGCCGTTCGATGAGCAAAGGACGCGTGGGCATTCGTTATGGATACCTCTCGTCGCTGCTGGCCTTTCAAGGAGGTAATGCTGCCGCTGGTGCCAGTAACTTTACCTCGGCTGTTGCTGCGAACCGGTCTGCTTCGACACGTGTTTACCAAACCGAAATGACCAACCAGCTTTTTGTATCGAATACGATCACCGAGCGATCTGCCCAACTTCTTTACGATGAACTCCTTCGAGAGCCCACCGATGCCGACTGGATCTCAGAGCCGTTTGAGACGCTTACGGTCCTGCTGACCCCCAATGCGACGGCGATGGAGAATTGGTTTAACACGGCCGTCATGCGTAAGCAACCAGAGTTAGCTTTGGAGTTGGCAGATCGTATCCGACGCATGAGGTTCTTCGCCACGCTTCCCTTAGGTGGACGTTTACTGGCGCTTCGCTGGGTGCTTGAATCTCCGGATGCCTCACTCGATACCAAAGGTAAATTGCAACGGCAAGATTTGCTGGCCAAGTATCCTGAACTGAAAACATTTCAAGACGAAGCCAATCGCCTCAAGGGTGAGTTACTACAAATTGACTTGCAACCCGAGGATAAAGACGCGTATGTGAAACAACGCGATCTCGTCGAGAAATTGCAGAACGTTTCCGATGGCTACGAAGTTTTGTTAGGTGCCATCGCACTGAGACGGACGCCAAGTCAGTTTCTGTTTCCACCTTTGAAGCCGACTGCCGAGATTCGCGAGAAGTTGGATGACACTCAACTCGTGCTGACATTCTTCTCAACGACTCGTAGCGTGCATGCGTTTTTGTTTACTAAGAAAGACTATGTGCACTGGACGCTCGACAATCCACGAGAGATTAAAGGGCAGATTGGGGACCTGCTTAAGCAGATAGGTTTGATCAAACGTGATGCCCCGGTTCAAGCGAAAGACCTGGCCGAAACCGAATGGAAAACGACCTCGGCCGAACTGCTCAAACGGTTCATTCCGGCCTTGAAGCCCGGTTTTTGGAATACCTATTCCGAATTGGTAATTGTTCCGGACGATGTGTTGTGGTACGTCCCCTTTGAAGCATTGCATACCGACGACGGTCTTGGGGCAGGGCACACGGTGCCGGTTTCGGAGGTCATTCCGATCCGATATGCTCCGACGGCCAGCTTGGCGGTGCCGCAAAAGGATGCTCGGCCGCGACCACAAAATACGGCGATTATCGTAGGGCGTTTGTTCAACTCGGACGAGTCTGACATTACTCTTGAGCAGTACGACCAGTTGAAGGATGCCTTCACGGCTCCTAGCAAGATCGACCGTCCACCGGTAGGAGCGACAAGTATGTTGGCCAAGGTCTGGGATCAAATGGTCGTGATTGATGACAGTGAAGATGCCAATCGAGGCGATATCTGGAACTGGTCACCGGCGCAAGCCGATCGAAGTAAGTCAGGTAGCGAGCTTGCCGCGTGGTTGCGATCTCCTTTAGGTGGACCAGAAGTCATCTACCTTCCCGGGTTCCATAGCGGTGCTGAGGACGCGTTGAAAGGGAATACAACCGGCGGCGATATCTTCCTGACTGCCTTGGGGCTTATGGCGACCGGTTCCGAAACGGTCGTCCTCAGTCGTTGGCATTCTGCCGGTTCCGCCAGCATGGCAACCGTCGAGGGAATCGCCAGACGCATCGCCGACATGCCAGCAAGTACGGCTTGGCAAGAGACAATGGCGGAGGTCCGAGACCTTCCGCTTGATCCGAATAAGGAGCCTCGTCTCAAGGGTAGTGGAGCAGCCATCCCGCAGACGCTAGACCACCCTTACTTCTGGGCCGATATGATGCTGATCGATACCGGCATCAACCCAAAAAAAGAAATGCAGTAG
- a CDS encoding DUF58 domain-containing protein, with translation MFSWFRLRGVSITQEGTYYFLVFIFILAGAIVRSNIQLLMILACMLLGPLLFNLWVVTSSLRNLKFSRRVPSLISCDEPFFVELTAMNAGRHVTYAVVIEDKLIQVEGYDPEPAQDVDVFFAKISNKDEAAISYKAVIRKRGKYQLGPLSATTAFPLGLMRSTRIDTLVTTIVVMPRLGLMTPAWRRMIQQEKSGFASSRRQHGLLEGDFYGLREWRNGDPKQWIHWRSSAKQGELVVRQFEKQNQQDFVLVVDAWIPDTPTDEDKDRAERVISMAATAVRELALVGGCQLQLISCGETTESIVGNVSQAFVVQAMHDLAVLVPTSELDIGTTMANCLQTSRPGARVVLLTTRKTDLSDTEVFAAVWNDAKLRSELGRVKTVSAGRGDDEKFFHMPSLRNIKKTESLL, from the coding sequence ATGTTTTCATGGTTTCGCTTGCGTGGAGTCTCCATTACGCAGGAGGGGACCTACTATTTTCTCGTCTTTATCTTCATCCTTGCGGGGGCGATCGTACGTAGTAACATTCAGTTGCTCATGATCCTGGCCTGCATGCTGTTAGGTCCGTTGCTATTCAATCTATGGGTGGTCACCAGCAGTCTTCGGAATTTGAAATTCTCGCGACGGGTTCCTTCGCTTATTTCGTGCGATGAACCATTTTTTGTCGAACTTACGGCGATGAATGCCGGTCGACACGTTACCTATGCGGTCGTTATCGAAGACAAGCTCATCCAAGTTGAAGGGTATGACCCTGAGCCTGCCCAGGATGTGGATGTCTTCTTTGCCAAGATCAGCAACAAAGATGAAGCGGCTATTTCGTACAAGGCGGTCATTCGCAAACGGGGTAAGTACCAACTAGGTCCCCTTTCGGCGACAACCGCGTTTCCACTTGGGCTAATGCGAAGTACGCGAATCGACACATTGGTCACCACGATTGTGGTTATGCCTCGGCTAGGACTAATGACGCCTGCCTGGCGCAGGATGATCCAGCAGGAGAAATCAGGCTTCGCCTCGTCCCGTCGCCAGCATGGTTTGCTAGAAGGAGACTTTTACGGCCTACGAGAGTGGCGAAACGGTGACCCCAAACAGTGGATCCATTGGCGCAGCAGTGCCAAGCAGGGAGAACTGGTGGTGCGCCAATTTGAAAAGCAAAACCAGCAGGACTTTGTGTTAGTTGTCGATGCGTGGATTCCCGATACGCCAACCGATGAAGACAAGGACCGTGCCGAACGCGTCATCAGTATGGCTGCTACGGCTGTTCGCGAATTGGCATTAGTCGGAGGTTGTCAGCTTCAACTGATTAGTTGTGGAGAAACGACCGAGAGCATCGTTGGGAATGTCTCTCAAGCATTCGTCGTTCAGGCGATGCACGATTTGGCGGTCCTGGTACCCACAAGCGAGCTTGATATCGGCACCACGATGGCAAACTGCCTGCAGACCTCCAGGCCAGGGGCAAGGGTTGTGCTGCTTACCACTCGCAAGACCGACCTATCGGATACGGAAGTCTTTGCTGCCGTCTGGAATGATGCAAAACTGCGTAGTGAATTGGGCCGAGTGAAGACGGTCTCAGCGGGACGCGGCGATGACGAAAAATTCTTCCATATGCCATCGCTGCGAAATATCAAGAAAACGGAGAGCTTGTTATGA
- a CDS encoding transglutaminase TgpA family protein, producing the protein MKVERLLQISVALLAALGSLFLAFGQGGNSSLPLLATIGAFLSVYLTDIKGWITLNRNLANFAALVAVVFSFFDFWDDDSSKLIAIAKLLIYLQVVLLFQPKTTRVYWHLAVLSLLQVVVAAALDFGVTFGLMLIPYMFTALTTLCLFFVYRETLRVDPELKAAHDAVENRPLFSFWTKKPAESNDSTVVSTPMITLSGQLPGNLASVFSSGKMFVQVLKMGFFTLCATVVLFYCFPRFDQGQLSQSFGGEFGATTGFKDQISLNDMGRILQSDRFVMRVRLSDINTETVIDTEYEPYFRGTSLSTYFPNSKTWIVGNLKNYRVSELKPPPLKTNLVRQQVATNQSIHFDRTNEGVLLFSIYPAYSSLNTARDLVDNQTLGIVSMATDAQAQVRQPDQYEMLVPWNPFGADGDLIPCRHPLDDRQFYHYVNNDLTQVPLDKEFADTLFHGLTETAAELAADIPGNGNEKPTQFAIAQRMERHFVLDGNYTYSLHVPVHMKNTRLDPIEDFVVNHRTGHCEFFASALAIMLRAQKIPSRVVVGYKGGEFNSVGGYYAVKQKHAHAWVECFLSPENLPVGVAKENYPHGAWMRLDPTPASRPSPNRKDSGTIFDTFLDWFDYVELAWRDYVVSMNSERQEKDIYKPLTDNLVKPFEGWVSREQWASFFRGRLAAMGIHMSDEWFSGFASIFTMLVLLMVVVVFELIRTLIRRYWTNIKRLFMRWFPNKSHRTGFYFRAEKLLSKAGWQRKESDTPREFISSVIADCKTRGVGSEMVSPLSDLTDWYYQIRYGGKDLAPAQQESISEHLLLIEQQTLALRKSKR; encoded by the coding sequence ATGAAAGTCGAGCGGCTTCTCCAGATAAGCGTTGCCCTGTTGGCGGCCCTGGGTTCCCTGTTTCTCGCTTTTGGACAAGGCGGAAACTCCTCGCTGCCATTGTTAGCGACGATCGGGGCGTTCTTGTCGGTTTACCTGACCGATATCAAGGGTTGGATTACGCTGAATCGAAACCTGGCAAACTTCGCTGCCTTGGTCGCGGTCGTGTTTTCCTTTTTCGATTTTTGGGACGATGACAGTTCCAAGCTAATTGCCATCGCCAAATTGCTCATCTATTTGCAAGTTGTTTTACTATTCCAGCCGAAGACTACCCGCGTTTATTGGCATCTAGCCGTATTGAGTCTGCTTCAAGTGGTGGTGGCTGCTGCGCTGGATTTTGGGGTCACTTTCGGTCTAATGCTGATTCCCTATATGTTCACAGCGTTAACGACGCTCTGCTTATTCTTTGTCTATCGCGAAACATTGCGAGTCGATCCCGAACTCAAAGCGGCACATGATGCCGTCGAAAACCGCCCGTTGTTTTCCTTTTGGACGAAGAAGCCCGCGGAATCGAATGATTCAACCGTTGTTTCCACGCCCATGATTACGCTGTCGGGGCAACTGCCTGGCAACTTGGCATCGGTCTTTTCTAGCGGAAAGATGTTTGTCCAAGTCTTGAAGATGGGCTTTTTCACGCTTTGTGCGACGGTTGTTTTGTTTTACTGCTTCCCGCGTTTCGATCAGGGACAATTATCGCAGTCGTTTGGTGGTGAGTTTGGCGCCACCACAGGATTCAAGGACCAGATCTCGTTAAACGACATGGGACGCATCCTGCAGAGCGATCGATTTGTGATGCGGGTCAGACTGTCCGACATTAACACCGAAACGGTTATCGATACAGAGTACGAGCCATACTTCCGTGGTACGTCTTTAAGTACCTATTTTCCCAACAGCAAGACGTGGATTGTTGGCAACCTGAAAAACTATCGGGTTAGCGAACTCAAGCCTCCTCCCTTGAAGACGAATTTGGTTCGTCAGCAGGTAGCCACGAACCAGTCGATTCACTTCGATCGGACCAACGAAGGCGTGTTGCTCTTTAGCATCTACCCGGCGTACTCATCACTGAACACCGCTCGCGATCTGGTGGACAATCAAACGCTCGGTATTGTCTCGATGGCGACCGACGCACAAGCCCAGGTTCGCCAACCAGATCAATACGAGATGCTGGTTCCTTGGAATCCTTTTGGGGCAGATGGGGATTTGATTCCATGCCGACATCCGCTCGACGATCGCCAGTTCTATCATTACGTCAATAACGATTTAACACAGGTTCCGCTTGATAAAGAGTTTGCCGATACACTCTTTCATGGTTTGACCGAAACTGCCGCAGAATTGGCCGCGGATATTCCTGGAAACGGCAACGAAAAGCCAACCCAGTTTGCGATTGCCCAGCGGATGGAGCGGCACTTCGTATTGGATGGTAACTATACCTATTCGTTACATGTGCCGGTGCATATGAAGAATACCCGGTTAGATCCAATCGAAGATTTCGTGGTCAATCACCGAACTGGCCATTGCGAGTTTTTCGCCAGCGCTTTGGCAATCATGCTACGTGCCCAAAAGATTCCCTCTCGGGTCGTGGTGGGCTATAAGGGGGGCGAGTTCAATTCGGTCGGCGGTTACTACGCGGTCAAACAGAAACATGCCCACGCGTGGGTCGAGTGCTTTTTGAGCCCAGAGAATCTTCCTGTTGGGGTCGCCAAAGAAAATTATCCCCACGGGGCATGGATGCGACTAGACCCGACGCCTGCCTCGCGTCCTTCGCCGAACAGGAAGGATAGCGGTACTATCTTCGATACCTTCCTCGATTGGTTCGACTATGTCGAATTGGCCTGGCGTGACTACGTGGTCAGCATGAATAGCGAACGTCAAGAGAAGGACATCTACAAACCACTGACCGACAATCTGGTCAAACCGTTTGAAGGATGGGTAAGCCGCGAGCAGTGGGCTTCGTTTTTTCGGGGTAGACTTGCCGCGATGGGCATTCACATGAGCGATGAGTGGTTTAGCGGATTTGCATCGATCTTTACGATGTTGGTGCTGCTCATGGTCGTGGTTGTATTCGAATTGATACGGACTCTCATTCGACGCTACTGGACGAACATTAAACGCCTGTTCATGCGTTGGTTCCCGAATAAATCGCACCGCACAGGGTTCTATTTTCGGGCCGAGAAACTGCTGTCCAAAGCGGGCTGGCAGCGAAAGGAATCAGACACCCCACGCGAGTTCATCTCTTCGGTCATCGCCGATTGCAAAACACGCGGGGTTGGCAGCGAAATGGTTTCCCCGTTATCTGATCTTACCGATTGGTACTATCAAATTCGCTATGGGGGCAAAGATTTGGCCCCGGCTCAGCAAGAGTCCATCAGTGAGCATCTGCTGCTGATCGAGCAGCAGACGCTCGCCCTGCGGAAGTCTAAACGTTGA
- a CDS encoding transglutaminase-like domain-containing protein, with protein MLRSSFALLILSVLCPQTAWAQFDNVQPDEAKSATVLGSSKTTKYQVGVKIEAVGGPCGGLTATIPVPADWPEQTVRLADEQISPEIGRVGYRLVEGTVKEMMITVPRVNPGQTAVALITVEVERRSAAPPEDTSGLKIPKRLPLAMRRYLGSSPYIESRHGEIRRQANDIVEDIESDWEKVEAIYDWVRENITYTSMKPTNAVTALRDKKGDFEDVTGVFIALCRAADVPARTVWIPSSSYAEFYLEDEEGEGHWYPCRVAGDRAFGEMPDHPVIVQKGDNFRIPGRKDAVRFVNERLSGKAIRGGGKPKVEFVREVLGG; from the coding sequence ATGCTCAGATCATCCTTTGCCCTGCTCATTCTAAGTGTCCTTTGCCCTCAAACGGCATGGGCCCAGTTCGATAACGTCCAGCCGGATGAAGCCAAGTCCGCAACGGTCTTAGGTAGTTCGAAAACCACCAAGTACCAGGTCGGCGTTAAAATCGAAGCGGTCGGCGGTCCTTGTGGCGGACTGACGGCAACCATCCCGGTACCAGCCGATTGGCCAGAACAAACGGTACGTCTAGCCGATGAACAGATTTCACCCGAAATTGGGCGAGTCGGTTATCGCCTGGTCGAGGGAACCGTGAAAGAGATGATGATCACCGTTCCACGCGTTAACCCTGGCCAAACGGCTGTCGCGTTAATCACGGTTGAAGTTGAACGGCGCTCGGCCGCACCCCCCGAAGACACTTCAGGCTTGAAGATTCCCAAAAGGCTTCCCTTAGCCATGCGACGTTACTTGGGGTCGAGCCCATACATCGAGTCACGCCACGGTGAGATCCGCCGACAGGCCAACGACATCGTGGAAGACATCGAATCCGATTGGGAGAAGGTCGAGGCGATCTATGATTGGGTTCGAGAGAATATCACCTATACCTCAATGAAGCCGACCAACGCCGTCACCGCACTGCGTGACAAGAAAGGGGACTTCGAGGATGTCACCGGTGTATTCATCGCTCTTTGCCGTGCCGCGGATGTTCCTGCTCGCACGGTATGGATCCCAAGTTCCAGCTATGCCGAGTTTTACCTGGAAGACGAAGAGGGGGAAGGCCATTGGTATCCTTGCCGGGTCGCCGGCGATCGTGCGTTTGGCGAAATGCCAGACCATCCGGTGATCGTACAAAAGGGGGATAACTTCCGTATTCCTGGCCGTAAGGATGCAGTGCGATTTGTGAATGAAAGACTAAGCGGCAAAGCTATTCGTGGTGGAGGAAAACCAAAGGTCGAATTCGTCCGCGAGGTGCTCGGTGGCTAA